Proteins encoded together in one Porites lutea chromosome 2, jaPorLute2.1, whole genome shotgun sequence window:
- the LOC140928808 gene encoding uncharacterized protein, producing MFGQQNQQQTPGGLFGARPQLGQSTGGFSFGAPTVAGAASSAPATGGFTFSAATQQPASTGFSFGGGGTSAAATPGAKPGFNFGTPQRSTGGVSFGTAPAATGGLSFGSTPSTQTGGFNFGGNSTGGLQFGKPVATVASTPQTGGLTLGSGTTTGFSFNAAATPSTKPAATGFSFGSSAPAPTLGGTTAAAGTGTSSFAGGLTLGKPTAATGFNFGAATSQPTGGLSLGLGTPKTQAGGLTLGTTPSQGLTLGGNKLAAPTVTTATPAFAFGSGTATAATTSAATGFTQRGTTSGLTLGAAPTTTPSGGLTLGGGTRLGGAAAATSSAAPGLSLGFSAPITSTSSSGLGLLSGLAKTTSAPTASTTATTLILGASATAVSSSAPGLSITGTGGLKFGTTPITTLSTATTTVAARPGTIASTASAPSSTAAAGASSSVPQLTYRQLEELINKWAVELADYEKTFLNQADQVNTWDRLLMENGEKITELNGSVETVKAEQKRLDQELDFIMAQQQELEEMLKPLEEAVNSSNLGSRQLQQADKERDLTFKLAKDIDGQLKQMVQDLKSIIDHLNTANTQQQDNEDPIAQIAKILNAHMNSLQWIEQNSGFLQRKVDEIARLSETRRKEQERNFRLAFD from the exons atgtttGGCCAACAGAACCAGCAACAAACTCCGGGAGGATTATTTGGGGCTAGGCCTCAGCTTGGACAGAGTACTGGAGGCTTTTCGTTTGGTGCGCCAACTGTTGCAGGAGCTGCTAGTTCGGCTCCTGCGACTGGTGGATTCACTTTTTCGGCAGCGACACAGCAACCAG CCTCTACAGGGTTTTCTTTTGGCGGAGGTGGTACGTCAGCTGCAGCAACACCAGGAGCAAAACCGGGGTTCAATTTTGGAACACCACAAAGAAGCACAGGAGGGGTGTCCTTTGGTACAGCACCGGCAGCCACAGGGGGGTTATCGTTTGGTTCAACGCCTTCTACTCAGACGGGTGGATTTAACTTTGGTGGCAACAGTACTGGTGGCCTTCAGTTTGGTAAGCCTGTGGCAACGGTAGCATCTACACCACAAACGGGAGGACTCACATTGGGTTCTGGAACCACAACAGGCTTTTCTTTCAATGCTGCTGCTACTCCTTCAACAAAGCCAGCTG CTACAGGATTTTCATTTGGGAGCTCTGCTCCTGCTCCCACATTGGGTGGTACCACCGCTGCTGCTGGTACTGGTACTTCTTCCTTCGCTGGTGGCCTTACACTCGGCAAACCAACAGCAGCAACTGGGTTTAATTTTGGTGCTGCAACTTCTCAGCCCACTGGAGGTTTAAGTTTGGGATTAGGGACTCCAAAAACTCAAGCAGGTGGCTTAACACTGGGAACTACACCATCACAAGGACTTACACTGGGTGGAAACAAACTAGCAGCTCCTACCGTGACAACTGCAACACCTGCATTTGCTTTTGGTTCAGGAACTGCCACTGCTGCAACTACATCAGCCGCTACTGGGTTTACACAACGTGGCACTACTTCTGGTCTTACCCTGGGAGCTGCGCCCACGACGACACCTTCTGGTGGGCTCACTCTGGGTGGTGGGACCAGGTTAGGTGGAGCTGCAGCTGCTACTAGTTCTGCTGCTCCTGGACTTTCTCTTGGCTTTTCAGCACCAATAACCAGCACTTCTTCttcagggttagggttattGTCGGGATTAGCCAAAACCACAAGTGCTCCCACTGCAAGTACTACAGCTACAACTCTGATACTTGGTGCAAGTGCCACAGCAGTAAGTTCATCAGCACCTGGGCTGTCTATAACTGGTACAGGAGGGCTCAAATTTGGTACAACACCAATAACAACATTATCAACTGCAACAACAACAG tgGCTGCAAGACCTGGGACAATAGCAAGCACAGCAAG TGCACCCAGTTCAACAGCAGCTGCTGGAGCTTCAAGCAGTGTGCCCCAGTTAACTTACAGACAACTTGAAGAGCTTATCAATAAG TGGGCTGTGGAGCTCGCAGACTATGAAAAAACATTCCTTAATCAGGCAGATCAAGTCAATACATGGGACAGACTTCTCATGGAGAACGGAGAGAAG ATCACTGAATTGAATGGCAGTGTGGAGACTGTGAAAGCAGaacaaaaaag ACTTGACCAGGAGTTAGACTTCATAATGGCACAGCAACAAGAATTAGAGGAAATGTTGAAGCCTCTTGAAGAGGCTGTTAATTCAAGTAATCTGGGCAGCAGACAGCTCCAGCAGGCTGATAAGGAGAGAGATTTGAC cTTTAAGTTGGCAAAAGACATTGACGGACAGTTGAAACAGATGGTTCAAGACTTGAAGTCGATCATTGATCATCTCAACACTGCTAATACACAACAGCAGGACAATGAAGACCCG ATTGCACAGATTGCTAAAATATTAAATGCTCACATGAACTCTTTACAGTGGATTGAGCAAAATTCTG gATTTCTTCAGAGAAAAGTTGATGAGATCGCCAGACTCAGTGAGACACGAAGAAAAGAACAGGAACGAAACTTTCGATTG GCGTTTGACTGA